In the genome of Falsibacillus albus, one region contains:
- a CDS encoding Gfo/Idh/MocA family protein, giving the protein MKFEKVRWGIIGCGDVTEVKSGPAFQKIKNSELSAVMRRSSEKAKDYAKRHHVPKWYDDADALINDPDVDAIYIATPPGSHKEYTIKAAKAGKPVYVEKPMARNWAECQEMIAACKAAGVPLYVAYYRRAQPRFLKIKELLERRAIGEVRFVSTKQYQKAREAVKDPTNLPWRVQPELSGGGLFFDLASHTLDILDYLLGPITEAEGFASNQAGHYQAEDIVSGTYRFESGIHGVGSWCFSAFEDEDVNEIIGSKGKITFSTFGDDPIVLTTADGKKEWSFERPQHVHQPLVETIVAELTGETTQCPSTGVTGARTNRVMDALVKRK; this is encoded by the coding sequence ATGAAATTTGAAAAAGTCCGTTGGGGGATCATTGGATGCGGTGATGTGACTGAAGTGAAGAGCGGGCCTGCATTTCAAAAGATCAAAAACTCGGAGCTCTCTGCCGTTATGCGGAGAAGCAGTGAAAAAGCAAAGGACTATGCGAAAAGGCATCATGTTCCGAAATGGTACGATGATGCCGATGCGCTTATCAATGATCCCGATGTCGATGCCATTTATATTGCCACCCCGCCAGGATCACATAAGGAGTATACAATTAAAGCGGCAAAGGCAGGAAAACCCGTATATGTAGAAAAGCCGATGGCGCGTAATTGGGCCGAATGCCAGGAAATGATTGCTGCTTGCAAAGCTGCCGGTGTTCCTCTGTATGTTGCTTATTACCGCAGGGCACAGCCGAGATTTTTAAAAATAAAAGAGCTGCTGGAAAGGAGAGCGATCGGTGAGGTTCGTTTCGTTTCAACCAAACAGTATCAAAAAGCCAGGGAAGCTGTGAAGGATCCAACCAATCTCCCTTGGAGGGTCCAGCCTGAATTGTCCGGAGGAGGACTGTTTTTTGACTTGGCGAGTCATACGCTGGATATTTTAGATTATTTGCTGGGACCGATCACCGAGGCAGAAGGTTTTGCTTCGAATCAAGCGGGTCATTACCAGGCAGAAGATATTGTGTCCGGCACATATCGATTTGAATCAGGGATCCATGGAGTAGGGAGCTGGTGTTTTTCTGCATTTGAAGATGAGGATGTGAACGAAATCATCGGCAGTAAAGGAAAAATTACATTTTCCACGTTTGGAGATGACCCTATTGTGTTGACGACTGCTGATGGAAAAAAGGAATGGAGTTTTGAACGGCCGCAGCATGTCCATCAGCCGCTTGTCGAAACAATCGTTGCTGAATTAACGGGGGAAACCACACAATGCCCAAGTACTGGAGTGACCGGTGCGAGAACCAATCGGGTCATGGATGCACTGGTGAAGAGAAAATAA
- a CDS encoding helix-turn-helix transcriptional regulator codes for MKKVERINTIMRYINNRAYFTISEIMREFNISRSTAIRDIREIEAMGMPLVAEVGRDGGYSVLTNSVLPTVRFTDNEIKALFIAFMATRNKQLPYLKSRQSLAEKLLGLISENQQEDLVHLNQILLFEGTNPNNPDLLELSDLPHPMLEKLIGIILLDNQLLITVNEENVIKSYPIYLLHLYHEKGIWMIEGFDFMDDKRRIIPVDNLTDIKLYPAKERLSKKKILDKLCRQEEVMNLVIELGPKAIAQFRKYHPIKASIAYTDPYQTTAILKTFINVNNPEERAEMTNWLLFLGGDIKVREVPKEVLEGLQERLTVYSP; via the coding sequence ATGAAAAAAGTTGAACGGATCAATACGATCATGCGGTATATCAACAACCGCGCCTACTTTACCATTTCTGAAATCATGAGGGAATTCAACATCTCACGTTCAACGGCTATTCGCGATATCAGGGAAATCGAAGCCATGGGGATGCCGCTTGTCGCTGAAGTTGGGAGGGATGGGGGTTATTCTGTATTGACCAACTCCGTCCTGCCGACTGTTCGCTTTACAGATAATGAGATTAAAGCGCTCTTTATTGCCTTTATGGCGACAAGAAATAAACAGCTTCCTTATCTAAAAAGCCGCCAGTCTTTAGCTGAAAAATTACTGGGCCTCATCTCGGAGAACCAGCAGGAGGACCTAGTCCATTTAAATCAAATCTTGCTGTTTGAAGGGACAAACCCCAATAATCCAGATCTGCTTGAGCTTTCAGACCTGCCCCATCCAATGTTGGAAAAACTCATCGGAATCATCCTTTTGGACAATCAATTATTGATCACCGTCAATGAAGAGAATGTCATAAAGTCATATCCAATTTATCTTTTGCACCTTTATCACGAAAAAGGCATTTGGATGATTGAAGGTTTTGACTTTATGGATGATAAGAGGAGGATTATCCCAGTCGATAATCTCACCGATATCAAACTGTATCCTGCGAAGGAACGATTGAGCAAGAAAAAGATTTTAGATAAACTGTGCAGGCAGGAAGAAGTGATGAATCTAGTCATTGAACTTGGTCCAAAGGCGATTGCACAGTTCAGAAAATACCATCCAATAAAAGCTTCCATTGCCTATACCGATCCGTACCAAACGACAGCCATCCTTAAGACTTTTATCAATGTCAATAATCCTGAAGAACGGGCCGAAATGACCAATTGGCTGCTGTTCCTGGGAGGGGATATCAAGGTAAGGGAAGTGCCAAAAGAGGTATTGGAAGGATTACAAGAGAGACTTACCGTATACAGCCCATGA